GCTaaccatcataaaaaaaaacccacaaGTACATACACTACACCACagaatcaaacaaaacaaaaccccTTCCCTTCCACATACACTCTTCTCCAATCTCACCCCAAAAAAACTTGCAACAAACCAAAAACCATGCTTGATGAATCAGTCTCATCCACCCCAACATTCTTGGGCAGCCTGTACAGCTGGTTCACCCCCACtgtcttcttcctcctcctccaacTAGTCATTGGCACCATTTTCATCATCTCAAACCTTGCCAACACCCACAAACACCAACAACAAGAACCACAACAAGCACATGACTTTCCACACCACCATCTTCCCAGATCCCCTTCCATGCTCCAAAGACTCAAATCCATCAACTTTTACCCTTCTTCCCCTTTCAGATCCCAAGACCTTCAAAACCCTCATTTTCACAACGCTCATGAAAATGAACAACCTCAACTTGCTAGATCTCCCTCCGTTCTCCAGAGACTCAAATCCATCAACCTCTACAGTTACTTCCCTACCGAACCCTTCACTTCCAAACTCACACCCGACCAGCACGTGCCGGAGAAACCGTACGTGCGAGAACAAAACCAACCGCAACAAGTGGTGGAAACGGACGAGGAAAAAGAAGAGGGTTATGATGACTATGTTGTCGAAGATGACAACAACATCATTATGAGCACGCACAATTACAATTATAACCTCGGAGTCTCCGAAGAGGGTGGTGCTGGTTCTTCCTCGCTGGACGAGATTTACTGCAAGCTGCAGCAGCAGGGGCAAGAGGGTCATTTCGAGCGGACGCACTCCGACACGAAGCCGGCGTCCGGGGAGGTTCCGGTGAAGCTTc
The genomic region above belongs to Glycine max cultivar Williams 82 chromosome 14, Glycine_max_v4.0, whole genome shotgun sequence and contains:
- the LOC100775337 gene encoding pathogen-associated molecular patterns-induced protein A70 encodes the protein MLDESVSSTPTFLGSLYSWFTPTVFFLLLQLVIGTIFIISNLANTHKHQQQEPQQAHDFPHHHLPRSPSMLQRLKSINFYPSSPFRSQDLQNPHFHNAHENEQPQLARSPSVLQRLKSINLYSYFPTEPFTSKLTPDQHVPEKPYVREQNQPQQVVETDEEKEEGYDDYVVEDDNNIIMSTHNYNYNLGVSEEGGAGSSSLDEIYCKLQQQGQEGHFERTHSDTKPASGEVPVKLPRKMKKSASSKSAFSHFKEDDIVETRRPATVREAKVTGGAAEDDAEVDAKADDFINKFKQQLKLQRLDSIIRYKEMIGRGSAK